Genomic segment of Thamnophis elegans isolate rThaEle1 chromosome 17, rThaEle1.pri, whole genome shotgun sequence:
GAAAGGTCCAAAGAGCCGGCTCCTGGGCGAATCCTGTGAGGTGAAGCGGTGGGATTCCCTCCCCTCAGGAGATGCTGTTGGAACCACAGACGAGCCTCGACTCACAAATGGAGAATGCCAAAGCattcctccgcgagctgcactggctgcccgttggtctccggacgtgcttcaaggtgctagtcgttacttttaaagccctacatggtattggacctgggtacttgagagaccgcctcctgccaattaccccccatagacctattagatcccacagattaggcctcctccggattccatctgccggccaatgtcgactggcaactccacgggggagggccttctctgtggttgctccagccctctggaacgatctccccattgagatccggaccctcacctcccttccggctttctgcaaagcagttaagacctggctgttccggcaggcctggggctgctgaattTTTCAGCCCCATTCAAAgggtatgactgttgttgtttttaaaatgtgtatgtcttcttattattttttttttattttgtacccccttccttttttgattgttagccaccctgagtctctcgggaatagggcggcatacaaactgaataaatcaaatcaaatcaaagcagACACACAACAGGTGTATACTTGGTACTACTTGGACTTCaggaaggcatttgataaagtagaccacaacctacttcttgataaGAGAGAACGATGTGggatggacagcatcaccaccagatggatttgtaactgcctGATAAACACAGTCAACGTGTAGCCCTTAACGGAAGTACTTTTACATGGAGGGAAGCTTACAATGAGGTACCCCAAAGTTCTGTCTTAGGTCCAATACTCCTCAACATCTTCATACATGAGTTAGATGAGGGATGGGGGAATATTGGAGGAATTGTCACAGAGAAACAAGGCTAACCTATTCTccacagagggcaggacaaggagcaattaATGGAAATATATCCaggagaaatccaacctagaactaaggagaaatttcctgacagtgagaacaattaatcagaggaatggcttcccttcagaggttgtgggggctccatcactggagattttcaagaaaaggttgaatagccatttgcccggaatgatgtagggtctcctgcttgggtaggggtttggactagaagacctccagggtccctttcaactctgttattctgtattcttccCACCCCAGTTGCTCATGCAGGGGGCACTTCAGCCCAAATAGACCAGAGCAGTAAATACCCCGCCCCAAAGACCACCAAAGGGACCAGAAATTGTGGTCTCTCTTGTGAAAGGTATTGCTTACATTCTAATTTTCTTTGCTGCCCAGATGATGAGCACAATATTTCCCTATATCAAGCacataaaaattgcaaaaaaataaaaataaatattgtttcaCGTAGTACTAAGATAGCTGCACAATTTTGCAACTGAATCTTCCTCATACCAAAGAGGCAGTCCTTGAATATTTGCAGAAGTTGCCCTAAGCTTCTCCTCACTTCTTACTGAAATGCcaactgctgtcatgtcacacAAGATCCTTCTCAGTTTGTGgttcctggtccttctcttagCAGCCGGTAAGTTGTGTTTCTCTTACTGTATTTCTGGCTTCAGAAGGAGTTTCAGAGCAGGATTGAAACGGGGGCTCCAGTATGCCAAGCCAGAAGGTTGGGGGATGCTGAGTTAAACCATTCAGTGCCCCCCACCTTTCCTCACTGCCCTTTGCTCCTGCCATCCTGGTTGAAGGGAAAAATTAAATTGGTGGCAACAACGAGGAGGgaaaggtatgtgtgtgtgtgtgtgtgtgtgtgtgtgtgtgtgtgtgtgtgtgtctgtgtttcactttcataacatataatcaacataatattatattattaaatgtttacatcaattcatcttaccaacaaccCCCCAAAACACAATTGTTGGCTCTTCCATACATCGTATTTGTACCTTATTCATCACTTTctactccctctctcctcctcccccctacctcctttcttccctctgtcatccttctgttctctatttccccttccttcctccttctcctctctcccctttccactccttctttctctcctcctcttcttcccccccttgtcctctctcctatccctttcttcttcccttacctctctcctctacttcacacccttcatctcatttacttggtgtatttcagcctctgagcaggctccattttatgttgatggtatttttaattccttttcaatatacacatGTAATTTTattatgtctgtgaaatacagaaaagaaatccagtatttaatactacatataattacggcggcaaggattgcctttgcacagaaatggaaaaacaaattaattccaagcgaagatgaaataataagaaaggttatggattgtgctgaaatggacaaactaactaaagaaatccagggaaaagaagaatctgaattgtacaagatatgggataaatagtttaggtggatggaggaaagaaacaagtataaatgaaggaatataacaaaactcaaaaaataatagttatgagtaaaataagagggttaagaatggtgaaatccaaatgaaatacaatagaaggggaaataatataaggcgAGCGGaattgattgatgattgctattataaaaaacaggaacttcctgttcgtactgtattgtataaatgtggtgtatgtctaacttttgtgtttgtgtattttacatgtttgttaataaaaatcttaaaaaaaacatatgtaattttaacatatattctcctcccttctttaaaaaaatagaaaaaaaaggatacACATATTGtcattgtgctttttaaaaaaaaaaaaaccctccccagcctaattttggctgagatgtCGACCTGggtacaattcccagctattctcatcattatatttatatagttatgcatccttacacgcccccaatttgagattctgtctttaaatctcaatagtttcccattgtaggtatatttcatgttccctctccatgtTCCCATATCTTGGATTAGGTTAATTTCATTGGGTAATGAAGTGTTTACAAGAGGAGGGGCATCTGAAGGGGTGCAGCCTGGGGGCAGGGAGGAGAGACCCCAAGGGGTTTAGGTTAATCCTTCAGGTGACCTGAGGCTTGGAGGAGCTTTGGGGTCCTTGATGGGGCAGATCCTCCTTTTGAGCTCCAAAGTGAAGCCCTTGTGGGGCATTTgaacccctctttcttctccaagAAGGAAAGGCCATTGCCCAGAGCGCCCCCAACAGGTCCTCTGGCCTGGAGCCATTTTGATCCTTCTTGGAAAAGGTTTTCCTGGAGTCTGAGGGTCAGAAATGGGATGCTGGGAAGGTCTTTTGTGCCCCAACTCTGatgtcctcctctctctctctctcttctctctggtgACTTTCAGAGACTTCTGGGATAGAAGAACTGACTGGCATTCTAGGGGCATCTATCACTTTCCAGGTGAAGACTTCTTCACCATACAAGAAGATTTCCTGGAGTAAACTGGACGGCAACAAGTCAATCAATATTGCTGAGGTGACTTTTGCACAGCCATGTGGCCACCAGGTCTTCCTCCCAGCCTTCCAAAGCAGAGTGAACGTCTCCAAGGACTGCAGAGAATTGCATCTCAGCCAACTAAAGCAAGAGGACGCCGGACGGTACTCTGCACGAATGGTTTCACCGAGCAAAGCAGAGATGGTTGAGTTCTTTGACCTGAGAGTTTCTAGTGAGTATCCCAGCCATGCCAGCAAATTCCTGGCTTCCTTCCTTTGCCAGgctgatgtgggggggggggggggggagaggatgtCTGTTGGGGGGCtccaggttttgaagagacacACTTTCTGGATGGAACCCAGGGCTGCTCACCTGTGGCTGTCACCTTAACGTCTCTCAAAGCTTCATCTGCACATCAGAGGTTTCAGCAGAGATCTGGCATTTTAGCAATGCcaattggtttaaaaaaaaatatgatcagGTCTATCCTGGCTTGTAGACACACACCACAGATGCCCCCATTTTCCTCTGGGTTCCACCCTGCCCGCCGTATTCTTTACCAGGAGGTTTGGCACAGCCCAGAACTTGCATTTCTCTGAGGGGTTAGAAGTGGAGCTCGAGCTGTGCCTTGTGAAAAGGGAGCAGGTGGGGCCCTATCCCAGACCTTATtgccccccctctccctttggcCAGGCCCAAAGGGGGTTCCCAGGTGGGGTGGCTGGAAGAAAGACAGGTGGGTTTGCTTTGAGGCTGGGAATCTCCAAAGAGGCACTTTGGGATCCCCTCTgtggatctggtgggagtggctggaCCCACAAAGTCTTTGGGGAAGAGTCAGGGGGTCCTTGAGGGGTGAGCCTGGAGCCCTCAATCCATGGTTTGGTATAAAAAGGAGTAAGGCAGAGGACAATGTGTCCTTTTGTCCTCTACCATGCTGGGCCTCTCCCTTCACTGGTGAGGTGGAGACTGTTGTGGGATTGTTATTTGTGACCAAAATGAGTAACATGTTATTTTCTAATTTAAGCTAAACTATTCACTCAGCTGTTGctgcttttccttcctctttggcCTTCCTGTGCGTTTGTGGTCTTTCACAAATGGAGTCTCTCCATCTCCTGCTCAGGTTGTTTGCTGGACTCTCAGCTGAGGCTGAATTGCTTGTGAAAATGGGGCTTGGCAGCTGCATTTCCCAAATGGACCTCCTGGGAAAATGGGCGAGAACTCAGCTGGACCTCAGCCGTCCACCACCTGAGTGTCCTGGGATCAAACCCATCTCCTAAGGTCTTGATCTTAATGTCAACCAGCAGAAAACCCCGCTAGGCAGCCATCCAGGGTAGTtgcttttgcatcttggagcgaagggacggggacgcgacaagcgggtatgcaacagcaacctttattgagaacagagtgactacgattcaacgtggcatggttcgcgccaaacatttatacccccgggtttgaacgaggagccaatggggcgtcgagtagctcgaccaatcggggcgaggattgaaccggctccgcccgggaaccaatcagaaggggagtcctttatcctcgcgcttgtatttcccgcactagtattcaacacccctccccccctagtcacagAGTTCCCTTaggagggcaaacatagtcttgtaagtaggtgggacggcgacgttctcgtcccgaccttcgtagctccccggcggttgtcgtcggggggggtgccgccggcggaggtgtgtctgtggcggggcggtgaatctgcgacgcggcctcgtgagatggcgctggcccccggccccgtgcccaatgtccatttgtccggggtggcgtctccgtggcaacaggagtgtccgacagcggccccgcgccgtctggttggggtgtaggttcagagtctcgataagggctccgaggaagggagtagccgggtgaggcgcgtctgtccgaaaagttcgtatctgctggtcccccgttccccgggtggaggcggtccattggggggaaggtcatcgagggtggctcgtgctgagagtgggtgtctgagaggctcgggccgtctgtttccgtggggaggcgtcgccttaattggtccacgtggcgcctccattgtgttccgtcggccagagcgaccctgaaggaacaggggccggtcagagctgtgatggttgcgggaacccaccgtggatccccagaaaaggaacgggcccatacaggatcccctaacttaaacgcgtgggaagggagggcccccaggttgcttggcagatcccctgcgtaaagtggatggagcctgtctagggaggttcgcaatctcctacccatcaagagctccgcgggacttttattagtcgttgggcagggtatggagtgctgactcaagaggtaagctgccactctttcttgccagtcgccctggtccatgcggcccaaggcttctttggctgagcgaactgcgcgctccgcccggccgttactagctgggtgataaggggctgtggctgcgtgtctgattccttgttcggccaggaattcttggaacgtggtggaggtaaactggggcccattatctgagactatcacatccggtaacccatgggtggcgaacatcttacgaagggccctcactgtactctctgctgtggtggaggtcatgattaccagctccacccacttggagtaagcatcgactactatcatgaagtttcggccgtggaaggggccggcgaagtcaatgtgtaaacgggaccatgggcctctagggatttcccactcccggggggcggctgtggggggattcggcctagagttttggcagatcctgcagcggcctacgtagtctgcaatttccgaatctagcaagggccaccacacatagctacgggctaaggctttcattcgcgctatgccggggtggtttttgtggagtgcgggcaggattcgtgcccgcagggctgtggggatcactaccctgtccccccagacaagacaacccccgtgtagggcgagttctgcttgtcgtgctttaaatggtcggaatccttccgctaccttttccgtgggccaacccctcaagacccatgaagctacttgggataggatggggtcggcctttgtgcaagctgcg
This window contains:
- the LOC116520195 gene encoding uncharacterized protein LOC116520195; amino-acid sequence: MPTAVMSHKILLSLWFLVLLLAAETSGIEELTGILGASITFQVKTSSPYKKISWSKLDGNKSINIAEVTFAQPCGHQVFLPAFQSRVNVSKDCRELHLSQLKQEDAGRYSARMVSPSKAEMVEFFDLRVSNQSVSGLPLWALLFLSKMGSLLLLGCLGLILRMKSRKGDGGGSLLGQFLPAFLRSQPLPPSPWAKACDLPSSISDPDLPQWHLRRFFGTRSLPFHQGAAQ